The following are encoded in a window of Kogia breviceps isolate mKogBre1 chromosome 10, mKogBre1 haplotype 1, whole genome shotgun sequence genomic DNA:
- the LOC131763358 gene encoding butyrophilin subfamily 2 member A2 isoform X1, translated as MEPVASLHFSLPGSLLFFHLLSLFAAVSVQFTVLGPADPILAMVGEDTKLHCHLSPEKNAEGMEVRWFRTQFSPAVFVYKGQRERTEEQMEEYRGRTTFLSEALSKGSVGLIIHNVTARENGIYRCYFQEGRSYDEAIMHLVVAGLGSKPVIEMTGHEDGGIRLECTSVGWYPEPHAVWRDPYGEIMAPLEEAYTTNADGLFMVTMAVIIWDQSVRNMTCSVNNTLLNQEKETVIFIPESFIPSTSPWMVALTVILPSLLLLIIGTICLIKKLQMERKILSMKIEIENEEKEIARKELGKERVEKEKERQIKEQLHEELRWRRSLLHAADVVLDPDTAHPELFLSEDRRSVRRGPSRQRMPDNPERFNCQPCVLGLENYSSGRHYWEVEVENVMVWAVGVCRDSVERKGETLLVPQNGFWTLEMFENKYRALSSPEKILPLKERLRRVGIFLDYEAGDVSFYNMRDRSHIYTCPRSPFSGPLRPLFRLGSDDSPLFICPAFTGAQGVTVPEGGLVLHRAETHRSLQDQFPGLRAK; from the exons TCCAATTTACTGTCCTGGGACCAGCTGATCCAATCCTGGCCATGGTGGGAGAAGACACCAAGTTACACTGCCACCTGTCACCTGAGAAAAATGCCGAGGGCATGGAGGTGCGATGGTTCCGGACACAGTTCTCCCCTGCAGTGTTCGTGTACAAGGGCCAGCGAGAGAGAACGGAGGAGCAGATGGAGGAGTACCGGGGAAGAACAACCTTTTTGAGCGAAGCTCTCAGCAAAGGGAGCGTGGGGCTGATCATACACAACGTCACAGCCCGCGAAAACGGCATCTACCGCTGTTATTTCCAAGAAGGCAGATCCTACGACGAGGCCATCATGCACCTGGTGGTGGCAG GCCTGGGTTCTAAGCCTGTTATTGAAATGACGGGCCACGAGGATGGAGGCATCCGGCTGGAATGTACATCTGTAGGATGGTACCCAGAGCCCCATGCCGTGTGGAGGGACCCTTATGGCGAGATCATGGCCCCCCTGGAGGAGGCTTACACTACGAACGCAGATGGCCTCTTCATGGTCACCATGGCTGTGATCATCTGGGACCAGTCTGTGAGAAACATGACCTGCTCCGTCAACAACACCCTGCTCAATCAGGAGAAGGAAACTGTGATTTTCATTCCAG AATCCTTTATTCCCAGCACATCTCCCTGGATGGTGGCCCTGACTGTCATTCTGCCTTCTCTGCTCCTCCTCATCATTGGGACCATCTGTCTCATCAAGAAACtccaaatggaaagaaagattCTGTCCATGAAAATAGAGattgaaaatgaagagaaagaaattgcACGTAAGGAACTGGGGAAAGAACGtgtggaaaaagagaaagaacgtCAAATAAAAG agcAACTTCATGAAGAACTGC GATGGAGAAGAAGCCTCTTACATGCGG CTGATGTGGTCCTGGACCCAGACACCGCTCATCCCGAGCTCTTCCTGTCAGAGGACCGGAGAAGTGTGAGACGGGGTCCCTCCAGGCAGAGAATGCCTGACAACCCAGAGAGATTTAACTGTCAGCCTTGTGTCCTGGGCCTAGAGAACTACTCCTCAGGGAGACATTACTGGGAGGTGGAGGTCGAAAACGTGATGGTTTGGGCTGTGGGTGTTTGTAGAGACAGTGTTGAGAGGAAAGGGGAAACCCTACTGGTTCCTCAGAACGGCTTCTGGACCCTGGAGATGTTTGAGAACAAGTACCGCGCCCTGTCCTCCCCAGAGAAGATTCTCCCCCTGAAAGAGCGCCTTCGCCGGGTGGGTATCTTCCTGGACTATGAAGCTGGAGACGTGTCCTTCTACAACATGAGGGACAGGTCACACATCTACACGTGTCCCCGTTCGCCCTTCTCTGGGCCCCTAAGGCCCCTCTTCAGGCTGGGGTCTGATGACAGCCCCCTCTTTATCTGTCCAGCGTTTACAGGGGCCCAGGGGGTCACAGTGCCTGAGGGCGGCCTGGTCCTTCACAGGGCAGAGACCCACCGCAGCCTCCAGGACCAATTCCCTGGTCTCAGAGCCAAGTAG
- the LOC131763358 gene encoding butyrophilin subfamily 2 member A2 isoform X2, which yields MEPVASLHFSLPGSLLFFHLLSLFAAVSVQFTVLGPADPILAMVGEDTKLHCHLSPEKNAEGMEVRWFRTQFSPAVFVYKGQRERTEEQMEEYRGRTTFLSEALSKGSVGLIIHNVTARENGIYRCYFQEGRSYDEAIMHLVVAGLGSKPVIEMTGHEDGGIRLECTSVGWYPEPHAVWRDPYGEIMAPLEEAYTTNADGLFMVTMAVIIWDQSVRNMTCSVNNTLLNQEKETVIFIPESFIPSTSPWMVALTVILPSLLLLIIGTICLIKKLQMERKILSMKIEIENEEKEIAQQLHEELRWRRSLLHAADVVLDPDTAHPELFLSEDRRSVRRGPSRQRMPDNPERFNCQPCVLGLENYSSGRHYWEVEVENVMVWAVGVCRDSVERKGETLLVPQNGFWTLEMFENKYRALSSPEKILPLKERLRRVGIFLDYEAGDVSFYNMRDRSHIYTCPRSPFSGPLRPLFRLGSDDSPLFICPAFTGAQGVTVPEGGLVLHRAETHRSLQDQFPGLRAK from the exons TCCAATTTACTGTCCTGGGACCAGCTGATCCAATCCTGGCCATGGTGGGAGAAGACACCAAGTTACACTGCCACCTGTCACCTGAGAAAAATGCCGAGGGCATGGAGGTGCGATGGTTCCGGACACAGTTCTCCCCTGCAGTGTTCGTGTACAAGGGCCAGCGAGAGAGAACGGAGGAGCAGATGGAGGAGTACCGGGGAAGAACAACCTTTTTGAGCGAAGCTCTCAGCAAAGGGAGCGTGGGGCTGATCATACACAACGTCACAGCCCGCGAAAACGGCATCTACCGCTGTTATTTCCAAGAAGGCAGATCCTACGACGAGGCCATCATGCACCTGGTGGTGGCAG GCCTGGGTTCTAAGCCTGTTATTGAAATGACGGGCCACGAGGATGGAGGCATCCGGCTGGAATGTACATCTGTAGGATGGTACCCAGAGCCCCATGCCGTGTGGAGGGACCCTTATGGCGAGATCATGGCCCCCCTGGAGGAGGCTTACACTACGAACGCAGATGGCCTCTTCATGGTCACCATGGCTGTGATCATCTGGGACCAGTCTGTGAGAAACATGACCTGCTCCGTCAACAACACCCTGCTCAATCAGGAGAAGGAAACTGTGATTTTCATTCCAG AATCCTTTATTCCCAGCACATCTCCCTGGATGGTGGCCCTGACTGTCATTCTGCCTTCTCTGCTCCTCCTCATCATTGGGACCATCTGTCTCATCAAGAAACtccaaatggaaagaaagattCTGTCCATGAAAATAGAGattgaaaatgaagagaaagaaattgcAC agcAACTTCATGAAGAACTGC GATGGAGAAGAAGCCTCTTACATGCGG CTGATGTGGTCCTGGACCCAGACACCGCTCATCCCGAGCTCTTCCTGTCAGAGGACCGGAGAAGTGTGAGACGGGGTCCCTCCAGGCAGAGAATGCCTGACAACCCAGAGAGATTTAACTGTCAGCCTTGTGTCCTGGGCCTAGAGAACTACTCCTCAGGGAGACATTACTGGGAGGTGGAGGTCGAAAACGTGATGGTTTGGGCTGTGGGTGTTTGTAGAGACAGTGTTGAGAGGAAAGGGGAAACCCTACTGGTTCCTCAGAACGGCTTCTGGACCCTGGAGATGTTTGAGAACAAGTACCGCGCCCTGTCCTCCCCAGAGAAGATTCTCCCCCTGAAAGAGCGCCTTCGCCGGGTGGGTATCTTCCTGGACTATGAAGCTGGAGACGTGTCCTTCTACAACATGAGGGACAGGTCACACATCTACACGTGTCCCCGTTCGCCCTTCTCTGGGCCCCTAAGGCCCCTCTTCAGGCTGGGGTCTGATGACAGCCCCCTCTTTATCTGTCCAGCGTTTACAGGGGCCCAGGGGGTCACAGTGCCTGAGGGCGGCCTGGTCCTTCACAGGGCAGAGACCCACCGCAGCCTCCAGGACCAATTCCCTGGTCTCAGAGCCAAGTAG
- the LOC131763358 gene encoding butyrophilin subfamily 2 member A2 isoform X6, with product MEPVASLHFSLPGSLLFFHLLSLFAAVSVQFTVLGPADPILAMVGEDTKLHCHLSPEKNAEGMEVRWFRTQFSPAVFVYKGQRERTEEQMEEYRGRTTFLSEALSKGSVGLIIHNVTARENGIYRCYFQEGRSYDEAIMHLVVAGLGSKPVIEMTGHEDGGIRLECTSVGWYPEPHAVWRDPYGEIMAPLEEAYTTNADGLFMVTMAVIIWDQSVRNMTCSVNNTLLNQEKETVIFIPESFIPSTSPWMVALTVILPSLLLLIIGTICLIKKLQMERKILSMKIEIENEEKEIARKELGKERVEKEKERQIKEQLHEELRWRRSLLHAGEHL from the exons TCCAATTTACTGTCCTGGGACCAGCTGATCCAATCCTGGCCATGGTGGGAGAAGACACCAAGTTACACTGCCACCTGTCACCTGAGAAAAATGCCGAGGGCATGGAGGTGCGATGGTTCCGGACACAGTTCTCCCCTGCAGTGTTCGTGTACAAGGGCCAGCGAGAGAGAACGGAGGAGCAGATGGAGGAGTACCGGGGAAGAACAACCTTTTTGAGCGAAGCTCTCAGCAAAGGGAGCGTGGGGCTGATCATACACAACGTCACAGCCCGCGAAAACGGCATCTACCGCTGTTATTTCCAAGAAGGCAGATCCTACGACGAGGCCATCATGCACCTGGTGGTGGCAG GCCTGGGTTCTAAGCCTGTTATTGAAATGACGGGCCACGAGGATGGAGGCATCCGGCTGGAATGTACATCTGTAGGATGGTACCCAGAGCCCCATGCCGTGTGGAGGGACCCTTATGGCGAGATCATGGCCCCCCTGGAGGAGGCTTACACTACGAACGCAGATGGCCTCTTCATGGTCACCATGGCTGTGATCATCTGGGACCAGTCTGTGAGAAACATGACCTGCTCCGTCAACAACACCCTGCTCAATCAGGAGAAGGAAACTGTGATTTTCATTCCAG AATCCTTTATTCCCAGCACATCTCCCTGGATGGTGGCCCTGACTGTCATTCTGCCTTCTCTGCTCCTCCTCATCATTGGGACCATCTGTCTCATCAAGAAACtccaaatggaaagaaagattCTGTCCATGAAAATAGAGattgaaaatgaagagaaagaaattgcACGTAAGGAACTGGGGAAAGAACGtgtggaaaaagagaaagaacgtCAAATAAAAG agcAACTTCATGAAGAACTGC GATGGAGAAGAAGCCTCTTACATGCGGGTGAGCACCTCTGA
- the LOC131763358 gene encoding butyrophilin subfamily 2 member A2 isoform X5, with translation MVPDTVLPCSVRVQGPARENGGADGGVPGKNNLFERSSQQRERGADHTQRHSPRKRHLPLLFPRRQILRRGHHAPGGGSWSLSPGLGSKPVIEMTGHEDGGIRLECTSVGWYPEPHAVWRDPYGEIMAPLEEAYTTNADGLFMVTMAVIIWDQSVRNMTCSVNNTLLNQEKETVIFIPESFIPSTSPWMVALTVILPSLLLLIIGTICLIKKLQMERKILSMKIEIENEEKEIARKELGKERVEKEKERQIKEQLHEELRWRRSLLHAADVVLDPDTAHPELFLSEDRRSVRRGPSRQRMPDNPERFNCQPCVLGLENYSSGRHYWEVEVENVMVWAVGVCRDSVERKGETLLVPQNGFWTLEMFENKYRALSSPEKILPLKERLRRVGIFLDYEAGDVSFYNMRDRSHIYTCPRSPFSGPLRPLFRLGSDDSPLFICPAFTGAQGVTVPEGGLVLHRAETHRSLQDQFPGLRAK, from the exons ATGGTTCCGGACACAGTTCTCCCCTGCAGTGTTCGTGTACAAGGGCCAGCGAGAGAGAACGGAGGAGCAGATGGAGGAGTACCGGGGAAGAACAACCTTTTTGAGCGAAGCTCTCAGCAAAGGGAGCGTGGGGCTGATCATACACAACGTCACAGCCCGCGAAAACGGCATCTACCGCTGTTATTTCCAAGAAGGCAGATCCTACGACGAGGCCATCATGCACCTGGTGGTGGCAG CTGGTCTCTCTCCCCAGGCCTGGGTTCTAAGCCTGTTATTGAAATGACGGGCCACGAGGATGGAGGCATCCGGCTGGAATGTACATCTGTAGGATGGTACCCAGAGCCCCATGCCGTGTGGAGGGACCCTTATGGCGAGATCATGGCCCCCCTGGAGGAGGCTTACACTACGAACGCAGATGGCCTCTTCATGGTCACCATGGCTGTGATCATCTGGGACCAGTCTGTGAGAAACATGACCTGCTCCGTCAACAACACCCTGCTCAATCAGGAGAAGGAAACTGTGATTTTCATTCCAG AATCCTTTATTCCCAGCACATCTCCCTGGATGGTGGCCCTGACTGTCATTCTGCCTTCTCTGCTCCTCCTCATCATTGGGACCATCTGTCTCATCAAGAAACtccaaatggaaagaaagattCTGTCCATGAAAATAGAGattgaaaatgaagagaaagaaattgcACGTAAGGAACTGGGGAAAGAACGtgtggaaaaagagaaagaacgtCAAATAAAAG agcAACTTCATGAAGAACTGC GATGGAGAAGAAGCCTCTTACATGCGG CTGATGTGGTCCTGGACCCAGACACCGCTCATCCCGAGCTCTTCCTGTCAGAGGACCGGAGAAGTGTGAGACGGGGTCCCTCCAGGCAGAGAATGCCTGACAACCCAGAGAGATTTAACTGTCAGCCTTGTGTCCTGGGCCTAGAGAACTACTCCTCAGGGAGACATTACTGGGAGGTGGAGGTCGAAAACGTGATGGTTTGGGCTGTGGGTGTTTGTAGAGACAGTGTTGAGAGGAAAGGGGAAACCCTACTGGTTCCTCAGAACGGCTTCTGGACCCTGGAGATGTTTGAGAACAAGTACCGCGCCCTGTCCTCCCCAGAGAAGATTCTCCCCCTGAAAGAGCGCCTTCGCCGGGTGGGTATCTTCCTGGACTATGAAGCTGGAGACGTGTCCTTCTACAACATGAGGGACAGGTCACACATCTACACGTGTCCCCGTTCGCCCTTCTCTGGGCCCCTAAGGCCCCTCTTCAGGCTGGGGTCTGATGACAGCCCCCTCTTTATCTGTCCAGCGTTTACAGGGGCCCAGGGGGTCACAGTGCCTGAGGGCGGCCTGGTCCTTCACAGGGCAGAGACCCACCGCAGCCTCCAGGACCAATTCCCTGGTCTCAGAGCCAAGTAG
- the LOC131763358 gene encoding butyrophilin subfamily 2 member A2 isoform X9, translating to MEPVASLHFSLPGSLLFFHLLSLFAAVSVQFTVLGPADPILAMVGEDTKLHCHLSPEKNAEGMEVRWFRTQFSPAVFVYKGQRERTEEQMEEYRGRTTFLSEALSKGSVGLIIHNVTARENGIYRCYFQEGRSYDEAIMHLVVAGLGSKPVIEMTGHEDGGIRLECTSVGWYPEPHAVWRDPYGEIMAPLEEAYTTNADGLFMVTMAVIIWDQSVRNMTCSVNNTLLNQEKETVIFIPESFIPSTSPWMVALTVILPSLLLLIIGTICLIKKLQMERKILSMKIEIENEEKEIAQQLHEELRWRRSLLHAE from the exons TCCAATTTACTGTCCTGGGACCAGCTGATCCAATCCTGGCCATGGTGGGAGAAGACACCAAGTTACACTGCCACCTGTCACCTGAGAAAAATGCCGAGGGCATGGAGGTGCGATGGTTCCGGACACAGTTCTCCCCTGCAGTGTTCGTGTACAAGGGCCAGCGAGAGAGAACGGAGGAGCAGATGGAGGAGTACCGGGGAAGAACAACCTTTTTGAGCGAAGCTCTCAGCAAAGGGAGCGTGGGGCTGATCATACACAACGTCACAGCCCGCGAAAACGGCATCTACCGCTGTTATTTCCAAGAAGGCAGATCCTACGACGAGGCCATCATGCACCTGGTGGTGGCAG GCCTGGGTTCTAAGCCTGTTATTGAAATGACGGGCCACGAGGATGGAGGCATCCGGCTGGAATGTACATCTGTAGGATGGTACCCAGAGCCCCATGCCGTGTGGAGGGACCCTTATGGCGAGATCATGGCCCCCCTGGAGGAGGCTTACACTACGAACGCAGATGGCCTCTTCATGGTCACCATGGCTGTGATCATCTGGGACCAGTCTGTGAGAAACATGACCTGCTCCGTCAACAACACCCTGCTCAATCAGGAGAAGGAAACTGTGATTTTCATTCCAG AATCCTTTATTCCCAGCACATCTCCCTGGATGGTGGCCCTGACTGTCATTCTGCCTTCTCTGCTCCTCCTCATCATTGGGACCATCTGTCTCATCAAGAAACtccaaatggaaagaaagattCTGTCCATGAAAATAGAGattgaaaatgaagagaaagaaattgcAC agcAACTTCATGAAGAACTGC GATGGAGAAGAAGCCTCTTACATGCGG aataa
- the LOC131763358 gene encoding butyrophilin subfamily 2 member A2 isoform X7, with amino-acid sequence MEPVASLHFSLPGSLLFFHLLSLFAAVSVQFTVLGPADPILAMVGEDTKLHCHLSPEKNAEGMEVRWFRTQFSPAVFVYKGQRERTEEQMEEYRGRTTFLSEALSKGSVGLIIHNVTARENGIYRCYFQEGRSYDEAIMHLVVAGLGSKPVIEMTGHEDGGIRLECTSVGWYPEPHAVWRDPYGEIMAPLEEAYTTNADGLFMVTMAVIIWDQSVRNMTCSVNNTLLNQEKETVIFIPESFIPSTSPWMVALTVILPSLLLLIIGTICLIKKLQMERKILSMKIEIENEEKEIARKELGKERVEKEKERQIKEQLHEELRWRRSLLHAE; translated from the exons TCCAATTTACTGTCCTGGGACCAGCTGATCCAATCCTGGCCATGGTGGGAGAAGACACCAAGTTACACTGCCACCTGTCACCTGAGAAAAATGCCGAGGGCATGGAGGTGCGATGGTTCCGGACACAGTTCTCCCCTGCAGTGTTCGTGTACAAGGGCCAGCGAGAGAGAACGGAGGAGCAGATGGAGGAGTACCGGGGAAGAACAACCTTTTTGAGCGAAGCTCTCAGCAAAGGGAGCGTGGGGCTGATCATACACAACGTCACAGCCCGCGAAAACGGCATCTACCGCTGTTATTTCCAAGAAGGCAGATCCTACGACGAGGCCATCATGCACCTGGTGGTGGCAG GCCTGGGTTCTAAGCCTGTTATTGAAATGACGGGCCACGAGGATGGAGGCATCCGGCTGGAATGTACATCTGTAGGATGGTACCCAGAGCCCCATGCCGTGTGGAGGGACCCTTATGGCGAGATCATGGCCCCCCTGGAGGAGGCTTACACTACGAACGCAGATGGCCTCTTCATGGTCACCATGGCTGTGATCATCTGGGACCAGTCTGTGAGAAACATGACCTGCTCCGTCAACAACACCCTGCTCAATCAGGAGAAGGAAACTGTGATTTTCATTCCAG AATCCTTTATTCCCAGCACATCTCCCTGGATGGTGGCCCTGACTGTCATTCTGCCTTCTCTGCTCCTCCTCATCATTGGGACCATCTGTCTCATCAAGAAACtccaaatggaaagaaagattCTGTCCATGAAAATAGAGattgaaaatgaagagaaagaaattgcACGTAAGGAACTGGGGAAAGAACGtgtggaaaaagagaaagaacgtCAAATAAAAG agcAACTTCATGAAGAACTGC GATGGAGAAGAAGCCTCTTACATGCGG aataa
- the LOC131763358 gene encoding butyrophilin subfamily 2 member A2 isoform X3 has translation MTPSIVQFTVLGPADPILAMVGEDTKLHCHLSPEKNAEGMEVRWFRTQFSPAVFVYKGQRERTEEQMEEYRGRTTFLSEALSKGSVGLIIHNVTARENGIYRCYFQEGRSYDEAIMHLVVAGLGSKPVIEMTGHEDGGIRLECTSVGWYPEPHAVWRDPYGEIMAPLEEAYTTNADGLFMVTMAVIIWDQSVRNMTCSVNNTLLNQEKETVIFIPESFIPSTSPWMVALTVILPSLLLLIIGTICLIKKLQMERKILSMKIEIENEEKEIARKELGKERVEKEKERQIKEQLHEELRWRRSLLHAADVVLDPDTAHPELFLSEDRRSVRRGPSRQRMPDNPERFNCQPCVLGLENYSSGRHYWEVEVENVMVWAVGVCRDSVERKGETLLVPQNGFWTLEMFENKYRALSSPEKILPLKERLRRVGIFLDYEAGDVSFYNMRDRSHIYTCPRSPFSGPLRPLFRLGSDDSPLFICPAFTGAQGVTVPEGGLVLHRAETHRSLQDQFPGLRAK, from the exons TCCAATTTACTGTCCTGGGACCAGCTGATCCAATCCTGGCCATGGTGGGAGAAGACACCAAGTTACACTGCCACCTGTCACCTGAGAAAAATGCCGAGGGCATGGAGGTGCGATGGTTCCGGACACAGTTCTCCCCTGCAGTGTTCGTGTACAAGGGCCAGCGAGAGAGAACGGAGGAGCAGATGGAGGAGTACCGGGGAAGAACAACCTTTTTGAGCGAAGCTCTCAGCAAAGGGAGCGTGGGGCTGATCATACACAACGTCACAGCCCGCGAAAACGGCATCTACCGCTGTTATTTCCAAGAAGGCAGATCCTACGACGAGGCCATCATGCACCTGGTGGTGGCAG GCCTGGGTTCTAAGCCTGTTATTGAAATGACGGGCCACGAGGATGGAGGCATCCGGCTGGAATGTACATCTGTAGGATGGTACCCAGAGCCCCATGCCGTGTGGAGGGACCCTTATGGCGAGATCATGGCCCCCCTGGAGGAGGCTTACACTACGAACGCAGATGGCCTCTTCATGGTCACCATGGCTGTGATCATCTGGGACCAGTCTGTGAGAAACATGACCTGCTCCGTCAACAACACCCTGCTCAATCAGGAGAAGGAAACTGTGATTTTCATTCCAG AATCCTTTATTCCCAGCACATCTCCCTGGATGGTGGCCCTGACTGTCATTCTGCCTTCTCTGCTCCTCCTCATCATTGGGACCATCTGTCTCATCAAGAAACtccaaatggaaagaaagattCTGTCCATGAAAATAGAGattgaaaatgaagagaaagaaattgcACGTAAGGAACTGGGGAAAGAACGtgtggaaaaagagaaagaacgtCAAATAAAAG agcAACTTCATGAAGAACTGC GATGGAGAAGAAGCCTCTTACATGCGG CTGATGTGGTCCTGGACCCAGACACCGCTCATCCCGAGCTCTTCCTGTCAGAGGACCGGAGAAGTGTGAGACGGGGTCCCTCCAGGCAGAGAATGCCTGACAACCCAGAGAGATTTAACTGTCAGCCTTGTGTCCTGGGCCTAGAGAACTACTCCTCAGGGAGACATTACTGGGAGGTGGAGGTCGAAAACGTGATGGTTTGGGCTGTGGGTGTTTGTAGAGACAGTGTTGAGAGGAAAGGGGAAACCCTACTGGTTCCTCAGAACGGCTTCTGGACCCTGGAGATGTTTGAGAACAAGTACCGCGCCCTGTCCTCCCCAGAGAAGATTCTCCCCCTGAAAGAGCGCCTTCGCCGGGTGGGTATCTTCCTGGACTATGAAGCTGGAGACGTGTCCTTCTACAACATGAGGGACAGGTCACACATCTACACGTGTCCCCGTTCGCCCTTCTCTGGGCCCCTAAGGCCCCTCTTCAGGCTGGGGTCTGATGACAGCCCCCTCTTTATCTGTCCAGCGTTTACAGGGGCCCAGGGGGTCACAGTGCCTGAGGGCGGCCTGGTCCTTCACAGGGCAGAGACCCACCGCAGCCTCCAGGACCAATTCCCTGGTCTCAGAGCCAAGTAG
- the LOC131763358 gene encoding butyrophilin subfamily 2 member A2 isoform X4, translated as MVGEDTKLHCHLSPEKNAEGMEVRWFRTQFSPAVFVYKGQRERTEEQMEEYRGRTTFLSEALSKGSVGLIIHNVTARENGIYRCYFQEGRSYDEAIMHLVVAGLGSKPVIEMTGHEDGGIRLECTSVGWYPEPHAVWRDPYGEIMAPLEEAYTTNADGLFMVTMAVIIWDQSVRNMTCSVNNTLLNQEKETVIFIPESFIPSTSPWMVALTVILPSLLLLIIGTICLIKKLQMERKILSMKIEIENEEKEIARKELGKERVEKEKERQIKEQLHEELRWRRSLLHAADVVLDPDTAHPELFLSEDRRSVRRGPSRQRMPDNPERFNCQPCVLGLENYSSGRHYWEVEVENVMVWAVGVCRDSVERKGETLLVPQNGFWTLEMFENKYRALSSPEKILPLKERLRRVGIFLDYEAGDVSFYNMRDRSHIYTCPRSPFSGPLRPLFRLGSDDSPLFICPAFTGAQGVTVPEGGLVLHRAETHRSLQDQFPGLRAK; from the exons ATGGTGGGAGAAGACACCAAGTTACACTGCCACCTGTCACCTGAGAAAAATGCCGAGGGCATGGAGGTGCGATGGTTCCGGACACAGTTCTCCCCTGCAGTGTTCGTGTACAAGGGCCAGCGAGAGAGAACGGAGGAGCAGATGGAGGAGTACCGGGGAAGAACAACCTTTTTGAGCGAAGCTCTCAGCAAAGGGAGCGTGGGGCTGATCATACACAACGTCACAGCCCGCGAAAACGGCATCTACCGCTGTTATTTCCAAGAAGGCAGATCCTACGACGAGGCCATCATGCACCTGGTGGTGGCAG GCCTGGGTTCTAAGCCTGTTATTGAAATGACGGGCCACGAGGATGGAGGCATCCGGCTGGAATGTACATCTGTAGGATGGTACCCAGAGCCCCATGCCGTGTGGAGGGACCCTTATGGCGAGATCATGGCCCCCCTGGAGGAGGCTTACACTACGAACGCAGATGGCCTCTTCATGGTCACCATGGCTGTGATCATCTGGGACCAGTCTGTGAGAAACATGACCTGCTCCGTCAACAACACCCTGCTCAATCAGGAGAAGGAAACTGTGATTTTCATTCCAG AATCCTTTATTCCCAGCACATCTCCCTGGATGGTGGCCCTGACTGTCATTCTGCCTTCTCTGCTCCTCCTCATCATTGGGACCATCTGTCTCATCAAGAAACtccaaatggaaagaaagattCTGTCCATGAAAATAGAGattgaaaatgaagagaaagaaattgcACGTAAGGAACTGGGGAAAGAACGtgtggaaaaagagaaagaacgtCAAATAAAAG agcAACTTCATGAAGAACTGC GATGGAGAAGAAGCCTCTTACATGCGG CTGATGTGGTCCTGGACCCAGACACCGCTCATCCCGAGCTCTTCCTGTCAGAGGACCGGAGAAGTGTGAGACGGGGTCCCTCCAGGCAGAGAATGCCTGACAACCCAGAGAGATTTAACTGTCAGCCTTGTGTCCTGGGCCTAGAGAACTACTCCTCAGGGAGACATTACTGGGAGGTGGAGGTCGAAAACGTGATGGTTTGGGCTGTGGGTGTTTGTAGAGACAGTGTTGAGAGGAAAGGGGAAACCCTACTGGTTCCTCAGAACGGCTTCTGGACCCTGGAGATGTTTGAGAACAAGTACCGCGCCCTGTCCTCCCCAGAGAAGATTCTCCCCCTGAAAGAGCGCCTTCGCCGGGTGGGTATCTTCCTGGACTATGAAGCTGGAGACGTGTCCTTCTACAACATGAGGGACAGGTCACACATCTACACGTGTCCCCGTTCGCCCTTCTCTGGGCCCCTAAGGCCCCTCTTCAGGCTGGGGTCTGATGACAGCCCCCTCTTTATCTGTCCAGCGTTTACAGGGGCCCAGGGGGTCACAGTGCCTGAGGGCGGCCTGGTCCTTCACAGGGCAGAGACCCACCGCAGCCTCCAGGACCAATTCCCTGGTCTCAGAGCCAAGTAG